GGGCAAACAATGCCGCCATGTCATCCAGGGCCACCCAGGCGTCTGCCCGTTCCTGAGCCAGAAAGTCCTCGATCTCCCGGCGTCGTCCCCCCGGCCCCAGTCCATCCGGGTGAACGGGGGTTGTTCCGACAATCCGCGGGCGCAACGCCGGTGTAAAAAACGAGCGTAACTGGTGGAGGGAATGTTCGTAGCGCCAAGAAGAACTGATCACCATCTCCAACTCCGGCAGGGCCAGCAGGTAGCGTTCCAC
This DNA window, taken from Gloeomargarita sp. SRBZ-1_bins_9, encodes the following:
- a CDS encoding HAD domain-containing protein; its protein translation is MRRLLFLDFDGVLHAEGELPFTRVPLVERYLLALPELEMVISSSWRYEHSLHQLRSFFTPALRPRIVGTTPVHPDGLGPGGRRREIEDFLAQERADAWVALDDMAALFAPGDPHLIWVDPRQGFTDREGEILTAWYHTGQLPQLAVP